In one Chitinophaga sancti genomic region, the following are encoded:
- a CDS encoding MFS transporter, giving the protein MKVSTVIRLSVMMFLEFFIWGAWFVTLGTYLSANLHASGIATANVFSTQSYGAIIAPFIIGMIADKFFNAERILGILHLAGAFLMFQMFRSEDVSVFYPYVFAYMVLFMPTLALVNSVSFRQMTNPEKQFSVIRMFGTIGWIIAGVLVSVFAWDTKEGVSEGMLKNTFAMAGIASVILGIYSFSLPKTPPIKDKNQKESIGEILGLDAIRLLKNGNFLVFFISSILICIPLAFYYQNAHRFFEEMKMPHVTLMMTIGQLSETFLILLIPVFFRKYGFKKTIMAGMLAWAIRYALFAYGDANGLLFMLILGIALHGICYDFFFVSGQIYTDAQAGEKYKSAAQGLITLATYGVGMLIGFWVAGIISDHYKDLPLAESWRRVWIIPAGIALAVCFIFLVLFKEKQTKPAL; this is encoded by the coding sequence ATGAAAGTAAGCACCGTTATCCGGCTATCCGTTATGATGTTCCTGGAATTCTTTATCTGGGGGGCATGGTTTGTTACATTAGGAACCTATTTAAGCGCGAACCTTCATGCATCCGGTATCGCCACTGCCAATGTATTCTCCACCCAGTCATACGGCGCTATTATCGCTCCTTTTATTATCGGTATGATCGCCGATAAGTTCTTCAATGCGGAGCGCATCCTGGGCATACTGCACCTGGCAGGCGCGTTCCTGATGTTCCAGATGTTCCGTTCAGAAGATGTAAGCGTGTTCTATCCGTATGTATTTGCTTACATGGTTCTCTTCATGCCCACGCTCGCACTGGTCAATTCCGTTTCATTCCGCCAGATGACCAATCCTGAAAAACAATTCTCCGTGATCCGCATGTTTGGTACCATCGGCTGGATTATAGCGGGTGTACTGGTGTCTGTATTTGCCTGGGATACCAAAGAAGGCGTTTCTGAAGGAATGCTGAAGAACACTTTTGCCATGGCTGGTATCGCCTCTGTGATCCTGGGAATTTACAGTTTTAGTCTCCCAAAGACACCGCCTATTAAGGACAAAAATCAGAAAGAAAGTATTGGTGAAATTTTAGGTCTCGACGCCATCCGCTTGCTGAAGAATGGAAACTTCTTAGTATTCTTTATCTCCTCTATTCTGATCTGTATTCCACTGGCATTCTATTATCAGAACGCACACCGTTTCTTCGAAGAAATGAAGATGCCGCATGTGACACTGATGATGACGATCGGTCAGCTTTCTGAAACTTTCCTGATCCTGCTGATTCCTGTATTCTTCAGAAAATATGGTTTCAAAAAAACCATCATGGCAGGTATGCTGGCATGGGCTATCCGCTATGCATTGTTTGCTTATGGTGATGCCAACGGTCTCCTGTTCATGCTGATCCTCGGTATCGCACTGCATGGTATCTGTTATGATTTCTTCTTTGTGTCTGGTCAGATCTATACGGATGCACAGGCAGGTGAGAAATATAAGAGTGCGGCACAGGGGCTGATCACACTCGCTACCTATGGGGTAGGTATGCTGATCGGCTTCTGGGTAGCAGGTATTATTTCTGATCATTACAAAGATCTGCCTTTAGCAGAATCCTGGCGCCGTGTATGGATTATTCCTGCCGGTATCGCGCTGGCAGTATGTTTCATCTTCCTCGTATTGTTTAAGGAAAAACAAACCAAACCCGCTTTGTAA
- a CDS encoding YqjF family protein: MQNPFLAAEWRNLLMINFQADPAVLKAYVPYRTELDTWNDNHYVSLVGFMFQNTRVMGFSIPFHRHFEEVNLRFYVRYKDGATWKRGVVFIKELVPKRAITFVANTIYKEKYATHPMRHRWSPSDEALEVSYEWKAGAHWNHLTAKAEVAPQPITAGSEAAFITDHYWGYTHMGAEKTGEYQVTHPQWKTHGMIDYSYQVDTAALYGNDFVPMLSEPPISALLAEGSEITVLPKRIL; the protein is encoded by the coding sequence ATGCAAAACCCCTTTCTTGCCGCTGAATGGCGCAACCTGCTCATGATCAATTTTCAGGCAGATCCTGCTGTACTGAAGGCGTATGTACCTTATCGCACGGAACTGGATACCTGGAATGATAACCATTATGTAAGTCTTGTGGGATTTATGTTTCAGAATACCCGGGTAATGGGCTTCTCTATCCCTTTTCACAGGCATTTTGAGGAAGTGAATTTAAGGTTCTACGTGCGGTATAAGGATGGGGCAACCTGGAAAAGAGGCGTTGTTTTTATTAAAGAGCTGGTGCCTAAACGTGCCATCACTTTTGTTGCAAATACAATCTATAAAGAGAAATACGCTACGCACCCCATGCGGCACAGATGGTCACCTTCTGACGAAGCGCTGGAGGTGAGTTATGAATGGAAAGCAGGTGCACACTGGAACCACCTTACAGCTAAAGCAGAGGTAGCACCCCAACCGATAACAGCCGGTAGTGAAGCGGCATTTATCACAGATCATTACTGGGGTTATACCCATATGGGTGCGGAAAAAACCGGGGAATACCAGGTCACCCATCCACAGTGGAAAACACATGGTATGATTGATTATAGCTACCAGGTAGATACCGCAGCCCTGTATGGAAATGATTTTGTGCCCATGCTGAGTGAGCCGCCAATATCCGCATTGCTGGCAGAGGGCTCGGAAATTACAGTATTGCCAAAAAGGATTTTATAA
- the nth gene encoding endonuclease III, with amino-acid sequence MTKKERFAFVLNYFEQHAPNAETELLYDNPYQLLVAVILSAQCTDKRVNMTTPAIFKKYPDAESMSHATFDELFPLIRSISYPNNKTKHLIGMAKMLMEDFNGEIPDSVSELIKLPGVGRKTANVITSVVHHQPNMAVDTHVFRVSARVGLTTNAKTPLQTELQLLKYIPEEKVHIAHHWLILHGRYICIARSPKCGECGIRPACKYYKTLIKGQ; translated from the coding sequence ATGACAAAGAAAGAGCGGTTTGCCTTTGTACTCAACTATTTCGAGCAACATGCTCCCAATGCGGAGACTGAACTGCTCTACGATAATCCTTATCAATTATTGGTGGCCGTCATCCTGTCTGCGCAATGTACAGACAAAAGGGTGAATATGACTACACCGGCTATCTTCAAAAAGTACCCGGATGCAGAGAGTATGAGCCACGCCACGTTCGATGAGTTATTTCCTCTGATCCGCAGCATCAGCTATCCTAATAACAAGACGAAACACCTGATCGGAATGGCTAAGATGTTGATGGAAGACTTTAACGGAGAGATACCAGATTCCGTATCTGAGCTGATCAAACTACCGGGGGTGGGCCGGAAGACTGCCAATGTAATTACTTCTGTTGTACATCATCAGCCTAATATGGCTGTAGATACACATGTGTTTCGCGTATCAGCGCGCGTAGGACTGACGACGAATGCCAAAACTCCTTTGCAGACGGAGCTGCAATTACTGAAATATATTCCTGAAGAGAAAGTGCATATTGCACATCACTGGCTCATCCTGCATGGCCGGTATATATGTATTGCCAGAAGCCCCAAATGTGGGGAATGTGGCATCAGGCCTGCCTGTAAATATTATAAAACGCTGATAAAAGGACAATAA
- a CDS encoding FtsB family cell division protein, producing MRNKYFVSAAAFVIWLAFIDSKNFISQYELSSEVNKLESQKSFFMEEIVKTRKEQEELLSSPDKLEKFAREKYLMKKDDEDLFIFTEEQ from the coding sequence ATGCGAAATAAATATTTCGTGTCAGCAGCTGCATTTGTAATATGGCTCGCATTTATAGATAGCAAGAACTTCATCTCACAGTACGAACTGAGCTCAGAAGTGAATAAACTGGAAAGTCAGAAATCCTTCTTTATGGAGGAAATTGTAAAAACCCGCAAAGAACAGGAAGAATTATTGTCCAGCCCTGACAAACTGGAGAAATTTGCCCGCGAAAAATACCTCATGAAGAAAGACGATGAGGACCTTTTTATCTTCACTGAAGAACAATAA
- the eno gene encoding phosphopyruvate hydratase, producing MSTISAIHARQILDSRGNPTVEVDVTTEDGNFGRAAVPSGASTGKHEAVELRDNDKSVYMGRGVLQAVANINDIIAEELIGWEVSDQAGIDKYLIELDGTENKGKLGANATLAVSMAVAKAAAEQAELPLYRYLGGVAAVTLPVPLMNIINGGVHADNKIDFQEFMIVPFGAPSFSEALRWGTEVFHHLKSVLKKKGYSTNVGDEGGFAPDIQSNEEAIETVLLAIEAAGYKPGEQIGIALDAASSEMFNDADKTYKFYKSSGKVISSDEMVAFWAEWCKKYPIVSIEDGMAEDDWAGWKKLTDAVGDKVQLVGDDLFVTNVKRLKTGIDESIANSILVKVNQIGTVTETIDAVNMAHKAGFTSIMSHRSGETEDVTIADLAVALNCGQIKTGSASRTDRMAKYNQLLRIEEELDTTAYFPGKSIKFGKK from the coding sequence ATGAGTACCATTTCAGCAATCCATGCCAGGCAAATTCTTGATAGCCGTGGTAATCCGACAGTAGAGGTAGATGTAACAACAGAAGACGGTAACTTTGGCCGTGCCGCTGTACCTTCAGGTGCTTCCACTGGTAAGCACGAAGCGGTAGAGCTGCGTGACAATGATAAATCTGTTTACATGGGTAGAGGCGTTTTGCAGGCAGTAGCTAACATCAACGACATTATCGCTGAGGAACTGATAGGATGGGAAGTATCTGACCAGGCCGGTATCGACAAATATCTGATCGAACTGGATGGTACTGAAAATAAAGGTAAACTGGGAGCAAACGCTACCCTGGCTGTATCTATGGCTGTAGCTAAAGCTGCTGCTGAACAGGCTGAACTGCCTTTATACCGTTACCTGGGTGGTGTAGCTGCTGTTACCCTGCCAGTTCCCCTGATGAACATCATCAACGGTGGCGTTCACGCTGACAACAAGATTGATTTCCAGGAATTTATGATCGTTCCTTTCGGCGCACCTTCTTTCTCTGAAGCACTGCGTTGGGGTACTGAAGTATTCCACCACCTGAAGTCTGTACTGAAGAAAAAAGGTTACAGCACTAACGTAGGTGACGAAGGTGGTTTCGCTCCGGATATCCAGAGTAACGAAGAAGCTATCGAAACTGTACTGCTGGCTATCGAAGCAGCTGGTTACAAACCAGGTGAGCAGATCGGTATCGCACTGGATGCTGCAAGCAGCGAAATGTTCAACGACGCTGACAAAACTTACAAATTCTACAAAAGCTCCGGCAAAGTGATCAGCAGCGATGAAATGGTTGCTTTCTGGGCTGAATGGTGCAAAAAATATCCTATCGTTTCTATCGAAGACGGTATGGCTGAAGACGACTGGGCTGGCTGGAAAAAACTGACTGATGCTGTAGGTGATAAAGTACAGCTGGTTGGTGATGACCTGTTCGTAACTAACGTTAAACGTCTGAAAACCGGTATCGACGAATCTATCGCTAACAGCATCCTGGTCAAGGTTAACCAGATCGGTACTGTTACTGAAACTATCGATGCTGTAAACATGGCGCACAAAGCTGGGTTCACTTCTATCATGTCTCACCGTTCCGGCGAAACTGAAGACGTTACCATCGCTGACCTGGCAGTAGCCCTGAACTGTGGTCAGATCAAAACCGGTTCTGCTTCCCGTACTGATCGTATGGCGAAATACAACCAGTTACTGCGTATCGAAGAAGAACTGGATACTACCGCTTATTTTCCGGGAAAATCCATTAAATTTGGTAAGAAGTAA
- a CDS encoding ATP-binding cassette domain-containing protein: MSIIVKQLSKVYGEQQAVSDISFTLGKGEVVGFLGPNGAGKSTTMKMLTGYVPITSGEASVCGFNVATHPLEVRKRVGYLPEANPLYLDMYVREFLSFMAQVHQLGSNSQRRIDEIIELTGLTPEVSKKIQSLSKGYKQRVGLAQALIHDPEVLILDEPTNGFDPNQLDVIRDVVRNLGKEKTIVLSTHIMQEVEAMCNRVIIINKGKIVADDSLANLQQEGADNGYIQVSFGGLGPDETELLSIGGVTHVRQTDAHGWQLYTNELEIVRKNLLQFALINNRNILSLHSNSQSLETIFRELTNKI, from the coding sequence ATGTCAATCATAGTCAAACAACTCAGCAAAGTCTACGGAGAGCAACAGGCAGTCAGCGATATTTCCTTTACGCTGGGTAAGGGAGAGGTAGTTGGTTTTCTGGGGCCGAATGGTGCGGGAAAGAGTACTACCATGAAAATGCTCACTGGTTATGTACCCATCACCAGTGGTGAGGCCAGTGTATGTGGGTTCAATGTAGCTACGCATCCGCTGGAAGTTCGTAAGCGGGTAGGTTACCTGCCTGAAGCCAATCCTTTGTACCTGGATATGTATGTCCGGGAATTCCTAAGTTTTATGGCGCAGGTACACCAGCTGGGCAGTAACAGTCAGCGCAGGATTGACGAAATCATTGAGTTGACGGGATTGACACCAGAGGTAAGTAAAAAAATACAGTCACTTTCCAAAGGATACAAGCAGCGTGTAGGCCTGGCCCAGGCGCTGATCCATGACCCGGAGGTGCTGATCCTGGATGAGCCTACGAACGGGTTTGACCCCAACCAGCTGGACGTGATCAGGGATGTGGTGAGGAATTTGGGTAAGGAAAAGACCATTGTACTCAGTACCCACATCATGCAGGAGGTAGAGGCGATGTGTAACAGGGTCATCATTATCAACAAAGGGAAAATTGTGGCTGACGATTCTCTGGCTAATTTGCAACAAGAAGGTGCAGATAATGGTTATATCCAAGTGAGCTTTGGTGGCCTGGGTCCGGATGAGACAGAGCTATTGTCAATCGGTGGTGTGACTCACGTCAGGCAAACAGATGCGCATGGCTGGCAATTATACACCAATGAACTGGAAATTGTGCGAAAAAACCTACTACAATTTGCTTTGATAAATAACAGGAACATACTTTCTTTGCATAGCAATTCTCAAAGTCTGGAAACTATCTTCAGGGAATTGACGAATAAAATTTAA
- a CDS encoding TerD family protein, which produces MAINLVKGQTIDLRKNDKGESFDLSAVTIGLGWDIRKSGAGGFFGKLLGGSKEEEYDLDAIAFLLDKNGKVADLGRTIRTNDGRNISLHQGDVIFFNSQQHPSGHIWLTGDNRTGAGDGDDEQIIVKLDSLDQKYDKILFLVTIYQGRQRNQHFGMVENAFIRAVDKNGKEIARFSLSGDAAYNNMQGMIFAEVYRKDGTWKFRALGEPKPNDSFVEILKNYVY; this is translated from the coding sequence ATGGCAATTAATTTAGTAAAGGGACAAACCATTGACCTGCGCAAGAATGACAAAGGAGAAAGCTTCGATCTGTCAGCTGTAACAATTGGATTAGGATGGGATATCCGCAAATCGGGAGCTGGCGGATTTTTTGGGAAACTGCTAGGTGGCAGTAAAGAAGAAGAATATGACTTGGATGCAATCGCATTCCTCCTGGACAAGAATGGAAAAGTGGCAGATCTGGGTAGGACAATTCGGACAAATGATGGCCGTAACATCAGCCTGCACCAGGGCGATGTGATCTTCTTCAATAGCCAGCAACATCCCTCAGGGCATATCTGGCTCACTGGCGATAACCGTACCGGCGCCGGTGACGGAGATGATGAACAAATCATCGTAAAACTGGATAGCCTGGATCAGAAGTACGACAAGATTCTTTTCCTGGTTACTATTTACCAGGGGCGCCAGCGCAATCAACACTTCGGAATGGTGGAAAACGCCTTTATCCGCGCTGTAGATAAAAATGGTAAAGAAATAGCCCGCTTCAGCCTTTCAGGTGATGCAGCCTATAATAATATGCAGGGTATGATCTTCGCCGAAGTATACCGTAAGGATGGTACCTGGAAGTTCAGGGCACTCGGTGAACCTAAACCGAATGACAGTTTCGTCGAAATTCTGAAAAACTACGTGTATTGA
- a CDS encoding HAD family hydrolase: MIAIENIRHISLDVWMTLIRSNPAYKQLRAEGFRKYFRLSEHSPATVEAAIREVDVLVNNMNEVTGRNVHTFEIYLLCLHKLGRDVKGITAEQLTGCYATLEELWTQYPPVPLYNNLNTLFANIRATGRTISLLSNTGFIQGAALRSIMERFGWAQYFSFQLYSDETGHSKPAPQFFAQLLEKARYLHGAVLSPAQIWHLGDNPLADVEGASNAGMSASLTTFDKQPLDQLLQLAAFDHAK; the protein is encoded by the coding sequence TTGATCGCGATAGAAAATATCAGGCACATCTCACTGGATGTATGGATGACACTCATTCGCTCTAACCCCGCCTACAAGCAGCTACGTGCGGAAGGGTTTCGTAAATATTTCCGGCTGAGCGAGCATTCCCCGGCTACCGTGGAAGCGGCGATCCGGGAAGTAGATGTACTGGTAAATAATATGAACGAAGTGACGGGCAGGAATGTGCACACCTTCGAAATTTACCTCTTATGCCTGCATAAATTAGGCAGAGACGTAAAAGGAATAACAGCGGAACAACTCACAGGTTGTTATGCAACACTGGAAGAGCTGTGGACACAGTATCCGCCTGTTCCCTTATATAATAATCTGAATACACTGTTTGCCAATATCAGGGCTACCGGCCGCACCATCAGCTTGCTGAGCAATACCGGTTTCATACAGGGGGCCGCATTGCGTAGCATCATGGAACGATTCGGATGGGCGCAATATTTTTCGTTCCAGTTGTATTCAGATGAAACCGGGCATTCCAAACCGGCACCACAGTTCTTTGCACAACTGCTGGAAAAAGCCCGCTACCTGCATGGCGCAGTATTATCCCCGGCGCAGATCTGGCACCTGGGCGATAATCCGCTGGCAGATGTAGAAGGGGCTTCCAATGCCGGAATGAGCGCCTCCCTGACAACATTCGATAAGCAGCCGCTGGATCAGCTATTACAGCTCGCGGCTTTTGATCATGCAAAATAA
- a CDS encoding TerD family protein: MAINLQKGERADLALPKFTIGLGWDVNESHSGSEFDLDASVFMLGNNRKIPADEYFVFYNNLESPDKSVKHSGDNRTGAGDGDDETLSVDLSVINPAIQELCVVVTIHDAVTRKQNFGQVRNSFIRIYDANSNQEILRYELGEDFSIETAVEFGRIYKRENRWRFEAVGAGQRGGLQEYVDRYAG; encoded by the coding sequence ATGGCAATCAATCTGCAAAAAGGTGAAAGAGCAGACCTGGCATTACCGAAATTCACCATCGGACTGGGCTGGGATGTAAATGAATCACACTCCGGGTCTGAGTTTGACCTGGATGCTTCCGTATTCATGCTGGGAAATAACAGGAAGATACCCGCTGACGAATATTTTGTATTTTATAATAACCTGGAATCGCCGGATAAGTCTGTAAAGCATTCTGGCGATAATCGTACAGGCGCTGGTGATGGAGATGATGAGACCCTGTCAGTTGACCTTTCAGTAATCAATCCCGCCATACAGGAACTGTGTGTAGTGGTGACAATCCACGATGCAGTTACCCGCAAGCAGAACTTCGGACAAGTGCGTAACAGCTTTATCAGGATCTACGATGCAAACTCGAACCAGGAGATCCTGCGCTATGAGCTGGGAGAAGATTTCTCTATAGAAACCGCCGTAGAGTTCGGCCGGATCTATAAGAGAGAGAACCGCTGGCGCTTCGAAGCCGTTGGTGCCGGCCAGCGCGGAGGCCTGCAGGAATACGTAGACCGTTATGCCGGATAA
- a CDS encoding TerC family protein: MTEFIQEIINNPIPSLLVIGNLIIIESLLSVDNAAVLATMVMDLPQKDRNRALKYGIVGAYVFRGICLAFAAFLIQFWWLKPIGGAYLLYLTLNYFKEKAAKKKQAEENEAPEAVDKSQNWFYKHTIGWMGPFWATVAVVEVMDLAFSLDNVFAAVAFSKNIVLVWTGVFIGILAMRFVAQGFVRLMEKYPFLETAAFLVIGVLGIKLLLAVYEHFFQGEAFATFLGSHEADWATSIITVSIFVIPILTSTLFKYPKPHKIGEHK; this comes from the coding sequence ATGACTGAATTTATCCAGGAGATCATTAATAATCCCATCCCTTCCCTATTGGTAATCGGGAACCTTATCATTATTGAAAGTTTGTTATCCGTGGATAACGCAGCTGTATTGGCTACAATGGTAATGGACCTCCCTCAGAAAGATCGTAACAGAGCTTTAAAATATGGTATCGTCGGCGCTTATGTATTCCGTGGTATCTGCCTGGCATTCGCCGCTTTCCTCATTCAATTCTGGTGGCTGAAACCAATTGGTGGCGCTTACCTCTTATACCTGACTTTGAATTACTTCAAAGAAAAAGCTGCAAAGAAAAAACAGGCTGAAGAAAATGAAGCACCTGAAGCAGTAGATAAATCACAGAACTGGTTTTACAAACATACGATCGGCTGGATGGGCCCATTCTGGGCTACTGTAGCTGTGGTGGAAGTAATGGACCTGGCTTTCTCCCTGGATAACGTTTTTGCAGCTGTGGCATTCAGCAAAAATATAGTGTTGGTTTGGACGGGTGTATTCATCGGTATCCTGGCCATGCGATTTGTAGCGCAGGGTTTCGTAAGACTGATGGAGAAATATCCTTTCCTGGAAACTGCCGCTTTCCTCGTGATCGGCGTACTGGGTATCAAACTGCTGCTGGCAGTATATGAGCACTTCTTTCAAGGTGAGGCATTTGCAACGTTCCTGGGTAGCCACGAAGCTGACTGGGCTACTTCTATAATTACCGTAAGCATCTTTGTTATTCCTATCCTGACAAGTACATTATTTAAATATCCTAAGCCGCATAAAATAGGAGAACATAAATAA
- a CDS encoding LytR/AlgR family response regulator transcription factor, translated as MIIQAIAIDDELPALTLISNFCERIDFIRLQQTFNKPEEALQYIQQSPADLLFLDINMPGMPGTDLYKSITQQPMVIFTTAHSEYAVEGFNLNAVDYLLKPFTFERFQQAVQKAQAQLQYQQSLQKNEQQQLVLRVDYGLTRIELKDILFIEGLDDYLKIHLHNQPPLVIRMTMKVMSEKLPAHSFVRVHRSYIVPLSKIDQVRNKTILIGTQEIPVGNSYEANFHARFK; from the coding sequence ATGATCATACAAGCTATTGCCATAGATGATGAATTGCCGGCACTCACGCTGATCTCGAACTTTTGTGAGCGGATTGATTTTATACGCCTGCAACAAACTTTCAATAAGCCGGAAGAGGCCCTGCAATATATTCAGCAATCTCCTGCAGATCTTCTATTTCTCGATATCAACATGCCGGGTATGCCAGGCACTGATCTATACAAATCCATCACTCAACAACCCATGGTGATCTTCACCACTGCACATAGTGAATATGCGGTGGAAGGCTTCAACCTGAATGCGGTGGATTACCTGCTGAAACCCTTTACCTTCGAGCGTTTTCAACAGGCTGTACAAAAGGCACAGGCACAGCTGCAATACCAGCAAAGCCTGCAAAAAAATGAACAGCAACAATTAGTTTTACGGGTGGATTATGGATTAACAAGGATTGAGCTGAAGGATATACTTTTTATTGAAGGGCTGGACGACTATCTGAAAATTCATCTGCATAATCAACCACCACTGGTAATACGGATGACAATGAAAGTGATGTCAGAAAAACTACCTGCACATTCCTTTGTACGGGTACACAGATCGTATATAGTTCCTTTGTCAAAGATTGACCAGGTAAGGAATAAAACGATTTTGATAGGCACACAGGAAATCCCTGTTGGCAATAGTTACGAGGCTAATTTTCATGCGCGGTTTAAATAG
- a CDS encoding sensor histidine kinase → MAPAFTGDKIRQLLIHIAGCVTFLALPIVFSPDASNLYDLLRFPPAMRDFIVYVLLLLFFYFNFFWLIPTFYFRRKYVSFFALAIVCFGLIVLLPNALIVGDNVFHQGPPPPHFSMPPEPRKHFILVDMGHQIFLFLAVFFFSLIVKIRNRWKQAEQEKLNAELSYLKAQINPHFLFNVLNSIYSLAVVKSDETPTAVVKLSGMMRYVLNDAGHHMVPVSREIDYIRDYIELQRIRFGTSLPLTFTVKGGPSGQLIAPLILISFVENAFKYGINAAEDAAIEIDISIDEQLLQFHVFNKKVTFNDIPAASSGLGIENTRKRLELLYPGRHTLDIRDAADHFSVSLTLQLI, encoded by the coding sequence ATGGCTCCAGCATTTACAGGCGATAAAATAAGACAGCTATTGATACACATAGCCGGCTGCGTTACCTTCCTGGCGCTGCCTATCGTCTTTTCGCCTGATGCCAGCAACTTATACGATCTGCTACGTTTTCCCCCGGCCATGCGGGATTTCATTGTATATGTGCTGTTGCTGCTGTTCTTCTATTTTAATTTCTTCTGGCTCATACCTACATTTTATTTCCGCAGAAAGTATGTCAGCTTTTTTGCACTGGCTATCGTCTGTTTTGGATTGATCGTATTACTGCCAAATGCATTGATTGTGGGCGATAATGTATTTCATCAGGGGCCTCCCCCACCGCATTTCAGCATGCCTCCGGAGCCCCGCAAACATTTCATTCTGGTAGACATGGGGCACCAGATTTTTCTTTTTCTGGCTGTATTCTTTTTCTCCTTGATTGTGAAAATTCGCAATCGATGGAAACAAGCAGAACAGGAAAAACTCAATGCGGAATTATCTTACCTGAAAGCACAGATCAATCCGCATTTTCTTTTCAATGTGCTCAATAGTATTTATTCGCTGGCAGTTGTAAAATCTGACGAAACGCCGACCGCTGTCGTCAAGCTATCAGGCATGATGCGTTATGTGCTCAATGATGCCGGCCATCATATGGTGCCAGTGTCCAGGGAGATTGATTATATCCGCGACTATATTGAATTGCAGCGGATCCGTTTTGGCACTTCTCTGCCATTGACATTTACAGTTAAGGGCGGGCCTTCGGGTCAGCTGATTGCACCGCTGATCCTGATCTCTTTTGTCGAAAACGCTTTTAAGTATGGCATCAATGCAGCAGAAGATGCGGCTATTGAAATAGACATCAGTATAGACGAGCAGTTATTGCAGTTTCATGTATTCAACAAAAAAGTGACCTTCAATGATATTCCTGCTGCCAGCAGTGGCCTGGGTATAGAGAATACCAGAAAACGCCTGGAACTCCTGTATCCTGGCCGTCATACACTGGATATCAGGGATGCTGCCGATCACTTTTCCGTTTCACTCACTTTGCAACTTATATGA